The Candidatus Deferrimicrobiaceae bacterium genomic sequence GCGTTGTTCGGCGCGTACCAGTCGCGATAGAACTTCCGGAGCGTCGCCCCCGTCGTCTGCCGGAAAGAATCGCGCGTGCCGAGGGCGGTGTGGTCGTAAGGGGTGCCCGGGTACACCGCCTGGAGCAGCCGGATGTAGAACGAGTAGCCCGGGTCGGAGAGGTCGCGGGCGATCTCCTGCTCCATGGCCCCCCGCTCCTTCACCCAATCCTCCTGCCGGTCGAGCACGCCGCGCATCCGGATCGACTCGATGCGGAGGGCGACGCCGAGGGCGTCGGACGGGATCGTCAGGTGATAGCCGGTGGTCACCTGCGACGTGCCGGCATTCGCGTCGCCGCCGAGCGCCGCGCTGATCGCGGAGAACTGGGACGACGTGAGCCCCGGGTGGCCGCGAAACATCATGTGCTCCTGGGCATGGGCCATCCCCGGGAAGCCGTCCGGGGCATCGACGGCGCCGACCAGGTAGTTGACCTGGGTCGTCACCACCGGAGCCAGGACGTTGGGCACGATCACCACGCGCAGCCCGTTGGGAAGCGTCGCCCGGACGGCGTCGCCGGCCGCCTGCGCCTGAACTGATAACAGCAGCAACACACAGACGATGTGCGCCGCCAGGAACGATTTGCGGTTCTTCATCGCGATTGATTCCTCCGCCGTTTGCGATTCATGGAACTTCTTGCTGGTTTCACGGGGTCGACGCCTTGCCGGGCGGCGCGGACAAGGCCTCCGGCCGTTCCCGGGCGTCGCGGTCGTCGGGGAATTTCCCGACGATCTCCCGGTACAAGGAGAACTGAACGGGATCGAAACGTCGACCTCCTGAAGACGAAATGGCGGATCGCCTTCAGCGGTCGTTCATCCGCTTCTTCGCCGCCTTGACGAAGCGGCCGAAGGCCTTGTCCTTCTGCCGTTTTTCAAGATACGACAGCTCGTTGTACTCGAGCTCCTTCCGGAGCTTGAGGTAGCTGGCGTACCGGTCTCCATCCAACTCGCCGCTCTCGACTGCCGACCGGACCGCACAACCGGGCTCGTTCTCGTGACGGCAATCGGCGTAGCGGCATTCGGCAGACCGGCAGGCGATCTCCTCGAACCCGAGGGCGACGCCTTCGCCCGCCCCCATCAAGCCAAGCTCCCGCATACCGGGTGTGTCGATCAGCATCGCCCCTTCGGCGAGAAGGACGAGCTGCCGGCGGGTGGTCGTGTGAATGCCCTCCCCCGTGCCGCTGACGCACTTTGTGTCGAACGCCTCCCGCCCCAGGAGCAAGTTGACGAGCGTCGTCTTCCCGACCCCCGACGAGCCGAGCAGGCAACAGGTTCTCCCCGGGGACAGCCGCCTCCGGAACTCTTCGATCCCGGCGCCCGTGACGTTGCTGATTCCGAGGACGTCGGCATCGGTGAGGGAGCCCACGATCCCGAGCTTCTCTTGAAGTTCCTCGCCGGAAATCAGATCGGTCTTGGTCAGGACGACGACCGGTTCCACGCGGCCGTCCGCGGCCATCACCAGGTAACGCTCCAGCCGGCGGGGATTGAAGTCGAAATGGCACGACTGGATGATGAACGCGGTATCGACGTTGGCCGCGATCATCTGGAAGTCGACGCCATCCCCCGCGCTCTTGCGGCGAAGGAACGACCTGCGCGGGAACACCTGGTGGACGATTGCCGCCCGCCCGTCGTCGTAGTACCGGACCTCCACCCAGTCCCCGACGCACGGAAGCTCGGCGGGGTTTCCGGTCAGGTAGGAGAGCTTGCCGGAGAGCTCGGCAGGAACCTCGCTCCGCTCGTTCCTGACGAGGTACGAACCGCGGTCCACGGCCGTTACGCGCGCGAGACTCCGCTCCTCTCCTATTGAAGGGGGGATGTTTGCATCAAACCTTCCATCGAACCCGAGATCCGACAGTTCCATCGACCTGCTCCACTTGATCGGTCCACCCCGATCTTGGTGCATCATGACTTCATCAATAATAAAGAGCCCAACGAACAGCACAAAGAAAAAAACCCCTCGCAGATCGCTCTGCAAGGGGTCGGAATTTCTGGTGGAGCTGAACGGGATCGAACCGTCGGCCTCCTGAATGCCATTCAGGCGCTCTCCCAGCTGAGCTACAGCCCCACACCATGGGAACTTTGGATATTACCCCAACGCCCGGGGGAAAATCAACCTACTTTCTTGGTCCCGGCCGTGGGCGCAGATAGCAGGTAGACCGCATTCTCGGCGAACAGGTTGGGGTGCGAGCCGCCGTAGACCTTGCCCCCCCGGATGCCGGTCGAGAGGAAGATCCGCTTCTCGACGACGATGTCGGTCTTCTCGCAATAGCGGTCGAAGTCGCGGATCGAGCAGAAGTGGATGTTGGGCGTGTCGTACCACTCGTAGTTGAGGAAATCGGTCCGGGGCATGCGACCCTTCGTGAGCAGGTACCAGCGCATGCGCCAGTAGGCGAAGTTCGGAAAACCGACGATCACCTTCCTGCCGACCCGAAGCATCTCCTGGAGGACGACCGCCGGCTTCTTGGCCGCCTGGATGGTCTGGTTGAGCAGGACATAATCGAAAGAGGCATCGGGGAAATCGCGCAGCCCTTCGTCGATGTCGCCCTGCAGCACGGGGAGCCCCTTTGCGATGCAGTCGCGCACGCCGGCGTCGTCGATTTCGATGCCGAGCCCGCGGACGCCCCGCTCCTTGACGAGCTTGTCTAGCAGCGATCCGTCGCCGCACCCCAGGTCGAGCACGTGGGTGGCTTGCGGGATCAGCCCCAGGATGACGCTGTGGTCGATGCGGGTCAGCGGGTTCACGAGGCGGCCGGCGCCTTGACCCCGCCGGCGACGGCGAGGTTGGCCAGGTAGTTGCCGATGATCGAATCCATCTCGCCCGGGAGCAGGAACGAGTCGTGGCCGAAGCTGGACTCGATCTCGCAATAAGTGGCGTCGATCCCGTTGATCAGCAGCGACTTGACGATCTCCTTGGACTGGTAGGGCGGATAGAGCCAGTCGGAGGTGAAGGAGATCACCAGGAACTTGCACTTCGCCCGCGCCAGCTCGGCGGTCAGGGAGCCGCTCGGCATCGACAGGTCGAAATAGTCGATCGCCTTGGTCGTGTAGAGGTAGGCGTTGGCGTCGAACCGCTCGACGAACGCATCGCCCTGATAGTGGAGGAAGCTCTCGACCTCGAAGTCGATGCCGAAGTTGTATCCCAGCGCCTTCTTGCCCCGCAGCTTGCGACCGAACCGCTCGTGCATCGCCTCATCGGACCGGTAGGTGATGTGCCCCACCATGCGCGCGAGCGACAGCCCGCTGCGGGGAAGCTCGCCTCCGTAGTAGTCGCCTCCGTTGAAGTGGGGGTCGGCCATGATGGCCGCGCGTCCGACCTGGTTGAAGGCGATCTGCTGCGGGGAATGCTTGGAGGTCGTGGCGATCGGAATCGCGGCCGCGACACGGTCGGGGAACAGCACCGACCAGACGAGCGCCTGCATCCCACCCATGGAGCCGCCCAGGACGGCGAGCAGCCGGTCGATTCCCAGGTGGTCGATCAGCTGCGCCTGCGCCCGGACCATGTCGTTGACGGTGATGACCGGGAACGTGAGC encodes the following:
- the metW gene encoding methionine biosynthesis protein MetW, coding for MNPLTRIDHSVILGLIPQATHVLDLGCGDGSLLDKLVKERGVRGLGIEIDDAGVRDCIAKGLPVLQGDIDEGLRDFPDASFDYVLLNQTIQAAKKPAVVLQEMLRVGRKVIVGFPNFAYWRMRWYLLTKGRMPRTDFLNYEWYDTPNIHFCSIRDFDRYCEKTDIVVEKRIFLSTGIRGGKVYGGSHPNLFAENAVYLLSAPTAGTKKVG
- a CDS encoding homoserine O-acetyltransferase; protein product: MPQSKKPGAVGLVKRQFFTFCEPPHEMALEGGGRLGPITLAYETYGRLNREKSNAILIQHALTGDSHAAGLYHADDPKPGWWDHLIGPGRPVDTDRYFVICSNVIGGCQGSTGPASINPAIGKPYGLTFPVITVNDMVRAQAQLIDHLGIDRLLAVLGGSMGGMQALVWSVLFPDRVAAAIPIATTSKHSPQQIAFNQVGRAAIMADPHFNGGDYYGGELPRSGLSLARMVGHITYRSDEAMHERFGRKLRGKKALGYNFGIDFEVESFLHYQGDAFVERFDANAYLYTTKAIDYFDLSMPSGSLTAELARAKCKFLVISFTSDWLYPPYQSKEIVKSLLINGIDATYCEIESSFGHDSFLLPGEMDSIIGNYLANLAVAGGVKAPAAS
- the rsgA gene encoding ribosome small subunit-dependent GTPase A, whose product is MDRGSYLVRNERSEVPAELSGKLSYLTGNPAELPCVGDWVEVRYYDDGRAAIVHQVFPRRSFLRRKSAGDGVDFQMIAANVDTAFIIQSCHFDFNPRRLERYLVMAADGRVEPVVVLTKTDLISGEELQEKLGIVGSLTDADVLGISNVTGAGIEEFRRRLSPGRTCCLLGSSGVGKTTLVNLLLGREAFDTKCVSGTGEGIHTTTRRQLVLLAEGAMLIDTPGMRELGLMGAGEGVALGFEEIACRSAECRYADCRHENEPGCAVRSAVESGELDGDRYASYLKLRKELEYNELSYLEKRQKDKAFGRFVKAAKKRMNDR